In Corvus moneduloides isolate bCorMon1 chromosome 3, bCorMon1.pri, whole genome shotgun sequence, one DNA window encodes the following:
- the YIPF4 gene encoding protein YIPF4 isoform X2, translating to MQPPGAQQPPLYAPSSGDFTFVSSADAEDLSGSITTPDVKLNLGGEFIKESTATTFLRQRGYGWLLEVEDDDPEDNKPLLEELDIDLKDIYYKIRCVLMPMPSLGFNRQVVRDNPDFWGPLAVVLFFSMISLYGQFKVVSWIITIWIFGSLTIFLLARVLGGEVAYGQVLGVIGYSLLPLIVIAPVLLVVGSFEVVSTLIKLFGVFWAAYSAASLLVGEEFKTKKPLLIYPIFLLYIYFLSLYTGV from the exons ATGCAGCCCCCGGGCGCTCAGCAGCCGCCGCTCTACGCGCCCAGCAGCGGGGACTTCACCTTCGTCTCCTCGGCGGACGCCGAAG aTCTTAGTGGCTCCATAACAACTCCAGATGTTAAGCTAAATCTTGGAGGAGAATTCATCAAAGAATCTACTGCAACTACATTCCTAAGACAGAGAGGATATGGCTGGCTTCTGGAAGTGGAAGATGATGACCCAGAAGATAACAAGCCACTCCT GGAAGAACTCGACATTGATCTGAAGGATATTTACTACAAAATTCGATGTGTGTTGATGCCTATGCCATCTCTTGGGTTCAATAGGCAGGTAGTGAGAGACAATCCAGACTTTTGGGGTCCTCTGGCAGTTGTCCTCTTCTTCTCAATGATTTCATTATATGGACAATTTAAG GTTGTTTCTTGGATTATAACTATTTGGATATTTGGATCCTTGACAATTTTTTTACTGGCCAGAGTTCTTGGAGGAGAA GTTGCTTATGGCCAAGTTCTTGGTGTAATAGGATATTCCCTACTTCCCCTCATTGTCATAGCACCTGTACTTTTGGTGGTTGGATCATTTGAAGTTGTTTCTACCCTAATAAAA ttgtttgGAGTCTTTTGGGCTGCATACAGTGCTGCATCATTACTAGTTGGAGAAGAATTCAAGACCAAGAAACCCCTTCTAATTTATCCAATCTTTTtattatacatttattttctgtccttgtATACTGGGGTGTGA
- the YIPF4 gene encoding protein YIPF4 isoform X1, with amino-acid sequence MQPPGAQQPPLYAPSSGDFTFVSSADAEGERGAADLSGSITTPDVKLNLGGEFIKESTATTFLRQRGYGWLLEVEDDDPEDNKPLLEELDIDLKDIYYKIRCVLMPMPSLGFNRQVVRDNPDFWGPLAVVLFFSMISLYGQFKVVSWIITIWIFGSLTIFLLARVLGGEVAYGQVLGVIGYSLLPLIVIAPVLLVVGSFEVVSTLIKLFGVFWAAYSAASLLVGEEFKTKKPLLIYPIFLLYIYFLSLYTGV; translated from the exons ATGCAGCCCCCGGGCGCTCAGCAGCCGCCGCTCTACGCGCCCAGCAGCGGGGACTTCACCTTCGTCTCCTCGGCGGACGCCGAAGGTGAGCGCGGGGCCGCGG aTCTTAGTGGCTCCATAACAACTCCAGATGTTAAGCTAAATCTTGGAGGAGAATTCATCAAAGAATCTACTGCAACTACATTCCTAAGACAGAGAGGATATGGCTGGCTTCTGGAAGTGGAAGATGATGACCCAGAAGATAACAAGCCACTCCT GGAAGAACTCGACATTGATCTGAAGGATATTTACTACAAAATTCGATGTGTGTTGATGCCTATGCCATCTCTTGGGTTCAATAGGCAGGTAGTGAGAGACAATCCAGACTTTTGGGGTCCTCTGGCAGTTGTCCTCTTCTTCTCAATGATTTCATTATATGGACAATTTAAG GTTGTTTCTTGGATTATAACTATTTGGATATTTGGATCCTTGACAATTTTTTTACTGGCCAGAGTTCTTGGAGGAGAA GTTGCTTATGGCCAAGTTCTTGGTGTAATAGGATATTCCCTACTTCCCCTCATTGTCATAGCACCTGTACTTTTGGTGGTTGGATCATTTGAAGTTGTTTCTACCCTAATAAAA ttgtttgGAGTCTTTTGGGCTGCATACAGTGCTGCATCATTACTAGTTGGAGAAGAATTCAAGACCAAGAAACCCCTTCTAATTTATCCAATCTTTTtattatacatttattttctgtccttgtATACTGGGGTGTGA